A region of Nocardioides sp. JS614 DNA encodes the following proteins:
- a CDS encoding thiamine pyrophosphate-dependent enzyme, with the protein MTDLKLYQVGTFAAGNRLVDLELRSVQAHPDRTNSITSGHRACQGCGEALGARYVLDAAMRAAGGDLVVANATGCLEVFSTPYPESSWQVAWLHSLFGNAPAVAAGMAAGLRALGRETRVVGQGGDGGTVDIGFGCLSGMFERNDDVLYVCYDNQGYMNTGVQRSGATPPAARTANTAPVGPEPGNAFGQGKSAPLIAMAHEIPYVATATVADLRDLERKVEKAMSIRGARYLHVLVPCPLGWAAAPSDTIRLARLATESGIFPVFEAEHGEVTDVSPIRRQVPVEEYLKLQGRYAHLFGKHARPDLVARLQAGADRNIARFGLLEAEPRTGSD; encoded by the coding sequence GTGACGGATCTCAAGCTCTACCAGGTCGGCACCTTCGCGGCCGGCAACCGGCTCGTCGACCTCGAGCTCCGCTCCGTGCAGGCGCACCCCGACCGGACGAACTCGATCACCTCCGGCCACCGGGCCTGCCAGGGCTGCGGCGAGGCGCTCGGCGCACGCTACGTCCTCGACGCGGCGATGCGGGCGGCCGGGGGCGACCTGGTGGTCGCCAATGCCACCGGCTGCCTGGAGGTCTTCTCCACCCCGTACCCGGAGTCCTCCTGGCAGGTCGCCTGGCTGCACTCGCTGTTCGGCAACGCCCCCGCGGTCGCGGCCGGCATGGCCGCCGGCCTGCGGGCCCTCGGCCGCGAGACCCGGGTCGTCGGACAGGGTGGGGACGGCGGCACGGTGGACATCGGGTTCGGCTGCCTCTCGGGCATGTTCGAGCGCAACGACGACGTGCTGTACGTCTGCTACGACAACCAGGGCTACATGAACACCGGCGTGCAGCGCTCGGGTGCCACGCCTCCGGCAGCACGGACGGCGAACACGGCTCCGGTCGGGCCCGAGCCGGGCAACGCGTTCGGCCAGGGCAAGTCGGCGCCGTTGATCGCGATGGCGCACGAGATCCCGTACGTCGCCACCGCGACCGTCGCCGACCTGCGCGACCTCGAGCGCAAGGTCGAGAAGGCGATGTCGATCCGCGGCGCCCGCTACCTCCACGTGCTGGTCCCCTGCCCGCTGGGGTGGGCCGCGGCCCCCAGCGACACGATCCGCCTGGCTCGGCTCGCGACCGAGTCCGGGATCTTCCCGGTCTTCGAGGCCGAGCACGGCGAGGTCACCGACGTGTCTCCGATCCGCCGCCAGGTCCCCGTCGAGGAGTATCTGAAGCTGCAGGGCCGCTACGCGCACCTCTTCGGCAAGCACGCCCGTCCCGATCTCGTCGCGCGGCTCCAGGCCGGCGCCGACCGCAACATCGCCCGCTTCGGCCTCCTCGAGGCCGAGCCCCGAACCGGGAGCGACTGA
- a CDS encoding transketolase C-terminal domain-containing protein codes for MFEQLEGSRAVATAVARCRPAVIAAYPISPQTHIVEALSDFVRTGELRGCEYLMVESEFGAMSACIGASGVGARTYTATASQGLLFMAEALFNASGLGLPIVMTVANRAIGSPINIWNDQSDSMSQRDAGWVQLFAVSNQEAVDLHLQAFVLAERLSLPVMVCMDGFVLTHAVEAIDVPEQAQVDAFLPPFVPRQHLDPSDPITIGSMVGPEAFTEVRYLMHDQQLAALDELPRIQRDFHAEFGRDTGGLVRPYRTEDADVVVVALGSVLGGVNEVVDALREDGIAAGSLGITCFRPWPLDAVREALGSARQVVVVERAFSPGVGGIVGRDVRLALRGTVGGGPAVYDVVAGLGGRPVTRGSLRRLVDDVLAERLDPRGLHFLDLDHDLLARAGTPWRRTS; via the coding sequence ATGTTTGAGCAGCTCGAAGGCTCCCGCGCGGTCGCCACGGCGGTGGCTCGCTGCCGGCCCGCCGTGATCGCGGCGTACCCCATCTCGCCGCAGACCCACATCGTCGAGGCGCTCTCCGACTTCGTCCGCACCGGTGAGCTGCGCGGGTGCGAGTACCTCATGGTCGAGTCGGAGTTCGGGGCCATGTCGGCGTGCATCGGTGCCTCCGGCGTCGGGGCGCGGACCTACACCGCGACCGCGAGCCAGGGCCTGTTGTTCATGGCCGAGGCGCTCTTCAACGCCTCGGGCCTCGGGCTGCCGATCGTGATGACGGTCGCGAACCGGGCGATCGGCTCGCCGATCAACATCTGGAACGACCAGTCCGACTCGATGTCGCAGCGCGATGCGGGCTGGGTGCAGCTGTTCGCGGTCTCCAACCAGGAGGCCGTCGACCTGCACCTGCAGGCGTTCGTCCTCGCCGAGCGCCTGTCGCTGCCGGTGATGGTGTGCATGGACGGCTTCGTGCTCACCCACGCGGTGGAGGCCATCGACGTGCCGGAGCAGGCCCAGGTCGACGCGTTCCTGCCCCCGTTCGTGCCACGCCAGCACCTGGACCCGAGCGACCCGATCACGATCGGCTCGATGGTCGGCCCGGAGGCGTTCACCGAGGTCCGCTACCTCATGCACGACCAGCAGCTCGCGGCCCTCGACGAGCTGCCCCGGATCCAGCGGGACTTCCACGCGGAGTTCGGCCGGGACACCGGCGGCCTGGTGCGGCCCTACCGCACCGAGGACGCCGACGTCGTCGTGGTGGCGCTCGGCTCGGTGCTCGGGGGCGTCAACGAGGTCGTCGACGCGCTCCGCGAGGACGGCATCGCTGCCGGCTCGCTCGGCATCACCTGCTTCCGGCCCTGGCCGCTCGACGCCGTGCGCGAGGCGCTCGGATCGGCGCGCCAGGTGGTCGTGGTCGAGCGCGCCTTCTCCCCCGGCGTCGGCGGCATCGTCGGACGGGACGTCCGGCTGGCCCTGCGCGGGACCGTCGGCGGCGGCCCGGCGGTGTACGACGTCGTGGCCGGCCTCGGCGGACGCCCGGTGACCCGCGGCTCGCTGCGCCGGCTCGTCGACGACGTCCTCGCGGAGCGGCTCGACCCACGCGGCCTGCACTTCCTGGACCTCGACCATGACCTGCTCGCGCGGGCCGGTACCCCCTGGAGGAGGACGTCGTGA
- a CDS encoding 2-oxoacid:acceptor oxidoreductase family protein — protein sequence MFNVRFHGRGGQGVVTAAEMLSAAAFDMGLHGQAFPTFGSERTGAPVVSFCRIHDRPIGFHEPISVPDALVVQDPTLLHVLAVLEGASPVTYLLVNTSRSFADVGLEGYVDWLAPGRAATLPATEMAREFLGRPMPNTALLGAFAALTGVVTLEAVTTAIRHRFGGVLPPDIVEANVEVATRAHGVICHV from the coding sequence GTGTTCAACGTCCGGTTCCACGGCCGCGGTGGCCAAGGTGTCGTGACGGCGGCGGAGATGCTCTCCGCCGCCGCCTTCGATATGGGGCTGCACGGCCAGGCGTTCCCGACGTTCGGTTCCGAGCGCACGGGCGCCCCGGTCGTGTCGTTCTGTCGCATCCATGACCGCCCGATCGGCTTCCACGAGCCCATCTCGGTCCCCGACGCCCTCGTCGTCCAGGACCCGACCCTGCTGCACGTGCTGGCGGTCCTCGAGGGGGCCAGCCCCGTGACCTACCTGCTGGTCAACACCTCGCGCTCGTTCGCGGACGTCGGCCTGGAGGGGTACGTCGACTGGCTCGCCCCTGGGCGCGCCGCCACCCTGCCGGCGACCGAGATGGCACGCGAGTTCCTCGGCCGGCCGATGCCCAACACCGCGCTCCTGGGCGCGTTCGCGGCGCTCACCGGGGTCGTCACCCTGGAGGCCGTGACGACGGCGATCCGGCACCGGTTCGGCGGCGTGCTGCCGCCGGACATCGTCGAGGCGAACGTCGAGGTCGCCACCCGAGCGCATGGGGTGATCTGTCATGTTTGA
- a CDS encoding NAD(P)-dependent alcohol dehydrogenase encodes MQALRLRAWKSDPVLEDVAVPEPGPDEVLVQVGGAGACHSDLHLMHEFEPGTLPWSPPFTLGHENAGWVHTVGTGVTGLEPGQPVAVVGAWGCGVCDRCRAGVETYCERPDLAPVPSGGGGLGLDGGMAEYLLVRGARHVVPLPEGLDPVTAAPLTDAGLTPYHAVRRSLAKLAPGATALVIGVGGLGHLGVQVLRAVTAARVIAVDPRSSALSLASKVGADATLTPGPATAAEVRELTHGVGADVVLDFVGSDDTLALAAQAVRQLGDLTVVGIAGGSLPFSFFGVPYECSVQTTYWGNRTELVEVLDLAARGLLTAHTTTFELAQAPEVYAELARGEIDGRAVVVPNRAYRP; translated from the coding sequence GTGCAGGCTCTCAGGTTGCGCGCATGGAAGTCCGACCCGGTGCTCGAGGACGTCGCCGTCCCCGAACCGGGCCCCGACGAGGTCCTGGTCCAGGTGGGAGGTGCGGGCGCCTGCCACTCCGACCTGCACCTGATGCACGAGTTCGAGCCCGGGACGCTGCCCTGGTCCCCGCCGTTCACGCTCGGCCACGAGAACGCCGGCTGGGTGCACACCGTCGGCACCGGGGTCACCGGGCTCGAGCCCGGCCAGCCGGTCGCCGTGGTCGGGGCCTGGGGCTGCGGCGTCTGCGACCGCTGCCGCGCAGGTGTCGAGACCTACTGCGAGCGCCCCGACCTGGCACCCGTGCCGTCCGGCGGCGGGGGTCTCGGCCTGGACGGCGGGATGGCGGAGTACCTCCTGGTGCGCGGCGCGCGACACGTCGTTCCGCTGCCTGAGGGCCTCGACCCGGTGACCGCCGCTCCACTGACCGACGCAGGCCTCACGCCCTACCACGCCGTGCGACGCTCGCTCGCGAAGCTGGCGCCCGGCGCCACCGCGCTGGTCATCGGCGTCGGCGGGCTCGGCCACCTCGGCGTCCAGGTGCTCCGTGCTGTCACGGCCGCCCGGGTGATCGCTGTCGACCCGCGCTCCTCCGCGCTGAGCCTGGCCTCGAAGGTGGGTGCCGACGCCACGCTCACCCCCGGACCCGCCACGGCGGCGGAGGTCCGTGAGCTCACCCACGGGGTCGGCGCGGACGTCGTGCTGGACTTCGTCGGCTCGGACGACACGCTGGCCCTGGCCGCCCAGGCGGTCCGCCAGCTCGGGGACCTCACCGTCGTCGGCATCGCCGGCGGCAGCCTGCCGTTCTCCTTCTTCGGCGTCCCCTACGAGTGCAGCGTGCAGACGACGTACTGGGGCAACCGGACCGAGCTGGTCGAGGTTCTCGACCTCGCGGCGCGGGGCCTGCTCACCGCACACACCACGACCTTCGAGCTCGCGCAGGCACCCGAGGTCTACGCCGAGCTGGCCCGCGGCGAGATCGACGGGCGGGCGGTGGTGGTGCCCAACCGGGCCTACCGGCCCTGA
- a CDS encoding helix-turn-helix transcriptional regulator: MARIRVSPRRGAADAAVVLGQQVKAARVARRWTAVELAERIGVDRRTVAAIEAGDPGVSLGNAFNAADILGVPLFGAEDRAELARLRREGRDRLALLPTRVDKPRKQAEPDDDF, encoded by the coding sequence ATGGCCAGGATTCGGGTCTCGCCGCGCCGAGGTGCGGCCGACGCAGCGGTCGTGCTCGGCCAGCAGGTGAAGGCTGCGCGCGTCGCACGCAGGTGGACCGCAGTCGAGCTGGCCGAGCGGATCGGGGTCGACCGCCGTACGGTCGCAGCCATCGAAGCGGGGGACCCGGGCGTCTCGCTCGGCAACGCGTTCAATGCCGCCGACATCCTGGGCGTCCCGCTGTTCGGCGCTGAGGACCGCGCGGAGCTCGCGCGGCTCCGTCGAGAGGGACGAGACCGGCTGGCACTGCTGCCCACTCGGGTGGACAAGCCTCGGAAGCAGGCGGAGCCTGACGATGACTTCTGA
- a CDS encoding type II toxin-antitoxin system HipA family toxin has product MTSEPYRARRVFVWTWLPGESTPVVAGAVDRVGADRLDFTYARSYLDNERAISLYTPELPLRRGTQEPMDGLTVAACLRDATPDSWGERVIGNRLGSGDTELSVETYMLESGSNRLGAIDFQESPEDYSPRVDTAGLDELYDAAEKVLAGEPLNPAIGDALMNGTAIGGAHPKVLISDDSGVEHLAKLSVSSDVHPWVRAEAVAIELARLCGIEVPKAHVIKSVGREVLLIERFDRPPGGRRRHVVSGLTMLGFDALLGARYGSYPEMLDVLREWGRAPQDIGHRLFERIVFNIAVGNNDDHARNHAAFWDGTSLELTPAFDLTPQPRSTDTSAQAMAIGRDGSRASRFSVCVAAAADYGLSRAEAGQIVERIVATVENHWSEAADAAGLSEADRNLLWKRSILNRSSFYD; this is encoded by the coding sequence ATGACTTCTGAGCCGTACCGGGCCCGTCGCGTCTTCGTCTGGACCTGGCTGCCCGGCGAGTCGACGCCCGTGGTGGCCGGGGCGGTCGACCGCGTCGGCGCCGATCGTCTGGACTTCACCTACGCCCGGTCCTACCTCGACAACGAGAGGGCGATCAGCCTCTACACGCCCGAGTTGCCGTTGCGTCGCGGAACCCAGGAGCCGATGGACGGCCTGACGGTCGCTGCTTGTCTCAGGGACGCGACACCGGACTCCTGGGGTGAGCGGGTGATCGGCAACCGCCTCGGCTCGGGCGACACTGAGCTCAGCGTCGAGACCTACATGTTGGAGTCCGGCTCGAACCGACTTGGTGCCATCGACTTTCAGGAGAGCCCCGAGGACTACAGCCCGCGCGTGGACACAGCCGGCCTGGACGAGCTGTACGACGCCGCCGAGAAGGTCCTTGCTGGGGAGCCGTTGAACCCGGCCATCGGCGATGCTCTGATGAACGGGACCGCCATCGGTGGCGCGCACCCGAAGGTCCTGATCAGCGACGACTCGGGAGTCGAGCACCTCGCCAAGCTGTCGGTCTCCAGCGACGTGCATCCATGGGTTCGAGCCGAGGCCGTCGCAATCGAGCTCGCACGACTCTGCGGCATCGAGGTGCCCAAGGCGCACGTCATCAAGTCGGTGGGCCGGGAGGTGCTGCTCATCGAGCGGTTCGACCGTCCACCCGGTGGCCGGCGCCGTCACGTCGTCTCGGGTCTGACGATGCTCGGTTTCGACGCGCTCCTGGGTGCGCGCTACGGGTCGTACCCCGAGATGCTCGACGTCCTTCGTGAGTGGGGCCGCGCTCCACAAGACATCGGCCACCGGCTCTTCGAGCGCATCGTCTTCAACATCGCGGTCGGCAACAACGACGATCATGCACGGAACCACGCAGCGTTCTGGGACGGCACGAGCCTCGAGCTCACCCCGGCGTTCGACCTGACCCCGCAGCCCCGTTCGACCGACACGTCTGCCCAGGCGATGGCCATCGGCCGTGACGGAAGCCGAGCCAGCCGGTTCTCCGTGTGCGTGGCCGCGGCCGCTGACTACGGACTCTCCCGAGCCGAGGCAGGGCAGATCGTCGAGCGCATTGTCGCGACGGTCGAGAACCACTGGTCCGAAGCTGCGGACGCCGCCGGGCTGAGCGAGGCGGATCGGAACCTGCTCTGGAAGCGGTCCATCCTCAACCGTTCGTCCTTCTACGACTGA
- a CDS encoding IS110 family transposase, whose translation MEVIHVRCAGMDVSKKDAKVCVRHAGAGRRKTVETVTTWTSMTGQILALREHLIAEQVTCVVMEATGDYWKPFYYLLEDLPGVEVMLVNARHVKTLPGRKSDVADATWLAQLGAHGLVRASFVPPEPIRQLRDLTRARTAITRERGREVQRLEKLLEDAGIKLSAVASDIMGVSGRAMLEALIAGDRDPAGLADLARRRLRSKIPELTEALAGRFTEHHAFLARVHLDLIDRHTAAVEQLTERIEVVIEPFQGFHDLICTIPGISTITADIITAETGADMTRFPTAKHLASWAGTTPGSNESAGKVKSSRTRPGNPYLQGALGAAAMACSQNRTTYLGARYRRIASRRGPLKANVAIQHSMLIAIWHMGTTGTLYDDPGGEFFNRLHPDRTKMRAISQLEAMGYRVTLDHAS comes from the coding sequence ATGGAAGTGATCCACGTCCGGTGTGCGGGCATGGACGTGTCGAAGAAGGACGCCAAGGTCTGCGTCCGACATGCGGGAGCAGGTCGGCGCAAGACCGTGGAAACGGTCACGACCTGGACCTCAATGACCGGCCAGATCCTGGCGCTGCGCGAGCATCTGATCGCCGAGCAGGTCACGTGTGTGGTGATGGAGGCAACCGGTGACTACTGGAAGCCGTTCTACTACCTGCTCGAAGACCTGCCCGGTGTCGAGGTGATGCTGGTCAACGCCCGCCATGTCAAGACCCTGCCGGGACGCAAGAGCGACGTCGCCGACGCGACCTGGCTGGCCCAGCTCGGTGCGCACGGCCTGGTCCGGGCCTCGTTCGTGCCACCCGAACCGATCCGGCAACTGCGGGACCTGACCCGGGCACGGACCGCGATCACCCGCGAACGTGGCCGGGAGGTCCAACGGCTGGAGAAGCTGCTGGAGGACGCCGGGATCAAGCTGTCCGCGGTCGCCTCCGACATCATGGGCGTCTCAGGACGGGCCATGCTCGAAGCGCTGATCGCCGGCGACCGCGATCCCGCCGGGCTTGCCGACCTGGCCAGGCGTCGACTGCGGTCCAAGATCCCTGAACTGACCGAAGCGCTCGCTGGCCGGTTCACCGAACACCACGCGTTCCTCGCCCGGGTCCACCTGGATCTCATCGACCGACACACCGCCGCCGTCGAGCAGTTGACTGAGCGGATCGAGGTGGTGATCGAGCCGTTTCAGGGCTTCCACGACCTGATCTGCACGATCCCGGGAATCTCCACGATCACCGCCGACATCATCACCGCCGAGACCGGCGCGGACATGACCCGGTTCCCCACTGCCAAGCACCTCGCCTCTTGGGCCGGGACCACACCCGGCAGCAACGAGTCCGCCGGGAAGGTGAAGTCCTCACGGACCAGGCCCGGGAACCCCTACCTGCAGGGCGCACTCGGGGCGGCCGCGATGGCGTGCTCACAGAACCGGACCACCTACCTCGGCGCGCGCTACCGGCGGATCGCCAGCCGGCGCGGCCCGCTGAAGGCCAACGTCGCGATCCAGCACTCCATGCTCATCGCGATCTGGCACATGGGCACCACCGGCACCCTCTACGACGACCCTGGAGGCGAGTTCTTCAACCGCCTCCACCCCGACCGCACCAAGATGCGAGCCATCAGCCAGCTCGAAGCCATGGGCTACCGCGTCACCCTCGACCACGCGAGCTGA
- a CDS encoding aminotransferase class IV translates to MRAWINGHLLPDATAPAVPVTDHGLTVGDGVFEAVKVVDGRPFALDRHLERLHRSAHGLGLAGIDEDAVRRGVAALLTGEPLALGRLRITCTGGPAPLGSGRGDAAPTLIVVLDTMTAWPDTTSVATVPYPRNERGALAGLKTTSYAENVVALAAARERGASEAIFANLAGHLCEGTGSNVFYVLDGELRTPTLASGCLAGVTRALVLEWYGAREVDEPIEVVERASEVFLVSTTRDVQAVARWDEREVPAPGPVTTAVREVWRSREPELLLRA, encoded by the coding sequence ATGCGCGCCTGGATCAACGGCCATCTCCTCCCCGATGCGACGGCTCCGGCCGTCCCGGTCACCGACCACGGGCTGACCGTCGGGGATGGGGTGTTCGAGGCGGTCAAGGTCGTCGACGGACGGCCGTTCGCGCTCGACCGGCACCTCGAGCGGCTGCACCGCTCCGCGCACGGGCTCGGGCTCGCGGGCATCGACGAGGACGCCGTACGGCGCGGCGTCGCCGCCCTCCTCACCGGGGAGCCGCTCGCTCTCGGCCGGCTGCGGATCACCTGCACCGGTGGGCCGGCACCGCTCGGCTCGGGCCGCGGTGACGCGGCGCCGACGCTGATCGTCGTGCTCGACACGATGACCGCCTGGCCGGACACGACCAGCGTCGCCACGGTGCCGTACCCGCGCAACGAGCGCGGCGCGCTGGCCGGGCTGAAGACGACGTCGTACGCCGAGAACGTCGTCGCGCTGGCTGCCGCGCGCGAGCGCGGTGCGAGCGAGGCGATCTTCGCCAACCTCGCCGGTCACCTGTGCGAGGGCACCGGCTCGAACGTGTTCTACGTCCTCGACGGCGAACTGCGCACCCCGACGCTCGCGAGCGGGTGCCTGGCGGGTGTCACGCGGGCGCTGGTGCTGGAGTGGTACGGCGCCCGCGAGGTCGACGAGCCGATCGAGGTCGTCGAGCGCGCCAGCGAGGTCTTCCTCGTCTCGACCACCCGCGACGTGCAGGCCGTCGCGCGCTGGGACGAGCGCGAGGTCCCCGCGCCCGGCCCGGTCACGACCGCGGTCCGCGAGGTGTGGCGGAGTCGGGAGCCGGAGCTGCTACTCCGCGCGTGA
- a CDS encoding SsgA family sporulation/cell division regulator codes for MTQQPRARAIAQDLSLQCLDASGHAVDLPATFGYDPADPWAVWITFRGPRDEVRWAVGRDLLLQGLTDPAGEGDIQLWPSIDEHGRAAVVMELCSPDGRLVTQLHTHELYRFLTRTLAIVPVGSEAIDLDDLVAELTGISRAE; via the coding sequence GTGACGCAGCAGCCCCGGGCTCGAGCCATCGCCCAAGACCTGTCCCTCCAGTGCCTCGATGCCTCGGGGCATGCCGTGGACCTCCCGGCGACCTTCGGCTACGACCCCGCCGACCCGTGGGCGGTGTGGATCACCTTCCGCGGCCCGCGCGACGAGGTCCGCTGGGCGGTCGGGCGCGACCTGCTGCTGCAGGGCCTGACCGATCCGGCCGGCGAGGGCGACATCCAGCTGTGGCCGAGTATCGACGAGCATGGCCGCGCCGCGGTCGTAATGGAGCTCTGCTCCCCGGACGGCCGCCTGGTGACCCAGCTGCACACCCACGAGCTCTATCGTTTCCTGACCCGCACGCTCGCGATCGTGCCGGTCGGGTCGGAGGCGATCGACCTCGACGACCTCGTCGCCGAACTCACCGGGATCTCACGCGCGGAGTAG
- the thrS gene encoding threonine--tRNA ligase: MSDLKIALTHADAREERTVTTGTKAWELFQDDPSVIAARVNGALRDLAHELADGDQVEPVAIDSPDGHDILRHSTAHVMAQAVQQLFPDAKLGIGPPVENGFYYDFDVDTPFNPADLDKIETAMRKIIKEGQRFSRRVTTDADAISELRDEPYKIELIGLKGSGASTGSTTEAVEGASVEVGAGELTIYDNIRRNGDVAWSDLCRGPHLPTTKRIPAFKLMRTAAAYWRGNEKNKQLQRIYGTAWESKDALEEHLHRIEEAERRDHRKLGRDLDLFSFPDEIGSGLPVFHPKGGVIKRVMEDYVRQRHVEEGFEYVGTPHIAKEGLFYTSGHLPYYGEAMFPPLDVDGMDYRLKAMNCPMHNLIFRSRQRSYRELPLRLFEFGHVYRHEKSGVIHGLTRVRGFAQDDSHSYVTKEQAPAEIKHLLDFCLGLFRDFGLDDFYLELSTRDDSKPDKFIGSDEDWAVATKVLEDVCIASGLELVPDPGGAAYYGPKVSVQARDAIGRTWQMSTIQYDFNQPSADRFDLHYTAADGSRQQPVMIHSAKFGSIERFIGVLVEHYAGAFPPWLAPVQVQAIPIAERHNDYLYDVAKRMQAQGLRVEVDDSDDRMQKKIRNAQLLKVPFMMIAGDDDVAAGAVSFRYRDGRQDNGVPLDEAIRRVADAVASREQV, from the coding sequence GTGTCCGACCTGAAGATCGCCCTCACCCACGCCGACGCGCGTGAGGAGCGGACGGTCACGACGGGCACCAAGGCATGGGAGCTCTTCCAGGACGACCCGTCGGTGATCGCGGCCCGGGTGAACGGCGCGTTGCGAGACCTCGCCCACGAGCTCGCCGACGGCGACCAGGTCGAGCCCGTGGCCATCGACAGCCCCGACGGGCACGACATCCTGCGCCACTCCACCGCGCACGTCATGGCCCAGGCGGTCCAGCAGCTGTTCCCGGACGCCAAGCTCGGTATCGGCCCGCCGGTCGAGAACGGCTTCTACTACGACTTCGACGTCGATACCCCCTTCAACCCTGCGGACCTCGACAAGATCGAGACCGCGATGCGCAAGATCATCAAGGAGGGCCAGCGGTTCTCCCGCCGGGTCACCACCGACGCCGACGCGATCAGCGAGCTGCGGGACGAGCCCTACAAGATCGAGCTGATCGGCCTGAAGGGGTCCGGCGCCTCGACCGGCTCGACCACAGAGGCCGTCGAGGGTGCGAGCGTCGAGGTCGGTGCCGGCGAGCTGACGATCTACGACAACATCCGCCGCAACGGCGACGTCGCGTGGAGCGACCTGTGCCGTGGCCCGCACCTGCCCACCACCAAGCGGATCCCGGCGTTCAAGCTGATGCGCACCGCCGCGGCGTACTGGCGCGGGAACGAGAAGAACAAGCAGCTCCAGCGCATCTACGGCACCGCCTGGGAGTCCAAGGACGCCCTCGAGGAGCACCTGCACCGGATCGAGGAGGCCGAGCGGCGCGACCACCGCAAGCTCGGGCGCGACCTCGACCTGTTCAGCTTCCCGGACGAGATCGGGTCCGGTCTCCCCGTGTTCCACCCCAAGGGCGGGGTGATCAAGCGGGTGATGGAGGACTACGTCCGCCAGCGCCACGTCGAGGAGGGCTTCGAGTACGTCGGGACCCCGCACATCGCCAAGGAGGGCCTGTTCTACACCTCCGGGCACCTGCCGTACTACGGGGAGGCGATGTTCCCGCCCCTCGACGTCGACGGCATGGACTACCGGCTCAAGGCGATGAACTGCCCGATGCACAACCTGATCTTCCGGTCGCGGCAGCGCTCCTACCGCGAGCTGCCGCTGCGGCTGTTCGAGTTCGGACACGTCTACCGGCACGAGAAGTCCGGCGTGATCCACGGGCTGACCCGCGTCCGGGGGTTCGCCCAGGATGACTCGCACTCGTACGTCACCAAGGAGCAGGCGCCGGCGGAGATCAAGCACCTCCTCGACTTCTGCCTCGGGCTGTTCCGCGATTTCGGCCTGGACGACTTCTACCTCGAGCTGTCCACCCGGGACGACTCCAAGCCCGACAAGTTCATCGGGTCGGACGAGGACTGGGCGGTCGCGACCAAGGTGCTCGAGGACGTCTGCATCGCCTCGGGCCTGGAGCTGGTCCCCGACCCGGGCGGGGCGGCGTACTACGGGCCGAAGGTCTCCGTGCAGGCGCGTGACGCGATCGGCCGGACCTGGCAGATGTCGACGATCCAGTACGACTTCAACCAGCCCTCGGCGGACCGGTTCGACCTCCACTACACCGCCGCCGACGGCTCGCGTCAGCAGCCGGTGATGATCCACTCCGCCAAGTTCGGCTCGATCGAGCGGTTCATCGGCGTGCTCGTGGAGCACTACGCCGGCGCCTTTCCTCCGTGGCTGGCGCCCGTGCAGGTGCAGGCGATCCCGATCGCCGAGCGGCACAACGACTACCTCTACGACGTGGCCAAGCGGATGCAGGCCCAGGGGCTGCGGGTCGAGGTCGACGACTCCGACGACCGGATGCAGAAGAAGATCCGCAACGCCCAGCTCCTGAAGGTGCCGTTCATGATGATCGCCGGCGACGACGACGTCGCGGCCGGCGCGGTCTCCTTCCGCTACCGCGACGGGCGCCAGGACAACGGCGTTCCCCTCGACGAGGCGATCCGCCGGGTCGCCGACGCGGTCGCGAGCCGCGAGCAGGTGTAG
- a CDS encoding GNAT family N-acetyltransferase — MSDPTLRPARDDDMAVAADIWHRGWHLAHAGHVPEGLTAARTLAAFHERTPGRVADTTVAEVDGGLAGFIMIADDELEQLFVDPARHGSGVAAPLLAEAERQIAAAGHAEAWLAVVAGNARARRFYEKHGWRDGGDLPYEVTAGGTTYVSPCRRYVKSLRA; from the coding sequence GTGAGTGACCCGACGCTGCGTCCCGCCCGCGACGACGACATGGCGGTGGCCGCGGACATCTGGCACCGCGGGTGGCACCTGGCGCACGCCGGGCACGTGCCCGAGGGCCTCACCGCCGCCCGGACCCTGGCGGCCTTCCACGAACGGACGCCCGGTCGGGTCGCCGACACCACGGTGGCCGAGGTCGACGGCGGCCTGGCCGGGTTCATCATGATCGCGGACGACGAGCTGGAACAGCTCTTCGTCGATCCGGCCCGGCACGGCTCCGGCGTGGCGGCTCCGCTGCTCGCGGAGGCCGAGCGGCAGATCGCCGCGGCGGGACATGCCGAGGCGTGGCTCGCCGTGGTGGCCGGCAACGCCCGCGCGCGGCGGTTCTACGAGAAGCACGGCTGGCGCGACGGTGGCGACCTGCCCTACGAGGTCACCGCCGGCGGCACGACGTACGTCTCGCCGTGCCGCCGCTACGTGAAGAGCCTCCGGGCGTAG